GCTGCGCAATCTGATCAAGGCCGAAGACGCCGACCTGAAGAACGCCATCATCTTCTGCAACCGCAAGGTCGAGGTGTCGGAACTGTTCCGGTCGCTGTTGAAGCATGATTTCGATGCCGGCGCGCTACATGGCGACATGGACCAGCGGGCGCGCATGCAGATGCTCAACAATTTCCGCGACGGCAAGCTGCGCTATCTCGTCGCCTCTGACGTCGCCGCGCGCGGCCTCGACATTCCCGATGTCAGCCACGTCTTCAACTACGACGTGCCGATCCATGCCGAGGACTATGTCCACCGCATCGGCCGCACTGGACGCGCCGGGCGCGCCGGCAAGTCCTTCACCATCGCCACCCGCTCCGACACCAAATATGTCGACGCGATCGAGAGGCTGATCGGCACCAAGATCGAATGGCATGACGGCGACTTGTCGACCGTGACCGAAAGCGAAGGCGAGGAGCAGCCGCGCCGCGGCCGCGGCGCGCCGCGTCGCGCCGGCCGCAAGGACGAGGACCGCAAGGATCGCGGCGAGCGCCGGAAGGACCGCCACGCCAAGCGGGACGAGACGCCCGAGCCCGTGCGCGAAGAGCAGCCCGTCGCTGAAGTGGCCGATATCGCCGAACGCCGCGCCCGCAAGGACGCGATCCGTTCCGAGAACGAGCGCAAGGGTTCGGGCAACCGTCACGAGCACCGCGGCGACGCCCGCCCACAGCGCGACCGCCCCGGCCGCCATCGCGAGGAAGACGACGCGACCGTCGGTTTCGGCGACGACGTGCCGGCCTTCATGCGAATTGTCGCGAAAGTCTGAAGCTCCACCTGTAGAAGCAGACATGAAAACGGCCCGGTTTGGGCCGTTTCCTTTTTTGCGCTGGCTGGCACGCCCTGCCCTACATCGGTCCAGGCATCATCTTGGTCGGCTTTTCCAGCATCGGGAACTCGGCCTTGGTGCATTTCACGTTCGGGTTCGTCGGGGTGAACATGCCGTTCGGATTGTCCCTGAACAGCCAGGCATGCAGGTCGTAGTGGACGAACTCCCGCGGGATGAGCGGGTAGTGCCCTTCCATCGGTCCCATGAACTTCTGGCCGAACAGCGTCGGAACCGCCTTCACGTCCGGCGTCAATGGAACCAGCCATTCCACGGCGACCAACTTCAAACCCTTCTTCGTCGGCTCGTAGATCAGGACGTTGGGCTTCATCGGGTCGAGCGGCTTGCCGATGCTCGGGACATTGACGAAATGGACACCCATGGCGCCCTTAGGATAGTACATCGCGCCGTCAATCTTCTCGCCGCCATAGTAGACGCAGCCTTCGGTCGACAGATAGAGGTCGCGGATGGCGGCGGTGTAATCTTCATATTTGGCCAGCGATTTCTTCAGGGCTTCGATATCGGCCTTGCTGGCATCCTCTGCCCGGGCTGTGGCGGCTCCGAGCCATGCGCCCAAAAGGCCAGTCAAAACGAGGACGCCGCAGCGCCCGAGGCGAGCTGTTCTTGTCATGCATTCCTCCCAGATCCTTGATCTGGCCGTGCAAGACCGGGGCGGCAGATGCGATTGCGCGGCCGGTTTGACCGCCCCATCCCCTCTGGAACAGTTGGATGGTAGTCCTTTCCCTGGATTTGGAAAGTATCAATTAGAACAAGCTAATGTCCTACGACCTTTGACCCATCCTTGGACACGCCAACAAAAAACGGCCCCTTACGGGACCGTTTTGCTTCGATGGCGGTGCGCAGTTGGGCGCGGCTCTTTCAGGTGAGCGGCGACAGCTGGATTTCGACGCGCCGGTTCTGCTCGCGGCCGGCGGCCGTGGCATTGGATGCGATCGGGCGCGTCTTGCCGAAGCCGGTGACGGCGAAGCGGCGCTGATCGACGCCCTGGCCGGCGAGATAATTGGCGACGGCGAGCGCGCGGCGCTGCGACAGGTCGAAATTGTGTTCGTCGCCGCCGGTCGAATCGGTGTGGCCGAACACGTCCACCGTGGTCTGGCGGAACTTCTTCAGCACCAGCGCGACCGAATTCAGCACCGGATAGAAGCCCGGCTTCACCGCGTCCTGGTCGACGTTGAAGGTGATGTCGGACGGCATGTTGAGGATGATCTGGTCGCCGCTGCGGGTGACGCTGACGCCGGTGCCCTGCAACTGACGGCGAAGCTCGGCCTCGTTCTGGTCCATGGTCGCGCCGATCGCGCCGCCGGCGAGCGCGCCGATGCCGGCGCCGATCAACGCATTGCGGCGGTCATTGCCGCCCGCGAGCAGACCAAGGCTGGCGCCTGCCAGCGCGCCAAGGCCGGCGCCGGCCGCCGTGTTGGAAATCTTCTGGTCGCCGGTATACGGATCGGTGGTGGTGCAGGCGCTCACCAGCACAGCCGTCGCCACGACGACGAGCACGGTCTTCTTCATGAGATTGGTCCCTCTCCAGTTCGCGGCCCTTGCGACCGCGCCAAATCAGCCCTTCCGCAGCCTTGTAGCATGAAATGCGGCGAAAAACGGAACGGGAATGCGGCCGCAAAACCCGCTAGCCGTTCCCGCTTCGCCTCTACCACAGATTCTTGCCGTCGATGACCACCACCTCGACCTTGTCCAGGTCGAAATCGTCGAACAGGCGCGAATTGACGCTGATCTTCGGGTTGTCGAAATCCGGCTTCCCGGTCGACCAGTCAGGCGTCTCAGTGAAGGTGCCGCAACCGCAAATGGCGCAGAAACCATGCTTCACGGTCTTCGAGCCCCAGCGATAGAAGGAGACGTTCTCCGGCGGGCTCGTGAGCTTGAATTGCGACGGGACATAGTAGGCCCACAGCGACCCGCGCTTCGAGCAGAACGAGCATGTGCATTGCGTCACCGTCTGCGGCGCCTCGGCAACCTCGAAGGTTGTCGCCTTGCAATGGCAGCTGCCTTTGATGGTCATGAACTCACCTCTCCGTTGTCCGCCGCCCGCATTGCACGCAATTCCGAACGGAAAACCGCTTCGCACTTTTCCTGGGAATTGCTTCGTGGCAAGGCAACATAAAGAAGCCGTCCTGACAACTGTCTGGCAGCAGCTTCAGCAGAGATGTTGGCGTGCTCGAAGGCTAGTAAGAGGGCGGCGGGACGAACAGGCAGATGGTCTTGCCGGCGTCGAGCCCAGCCTGATGCGCGCACCAGTGATATTCGCCGTCGGGCGAATTCTTGATCCGCTTGTCGCTGTAGGCCACCACCTCGCCCGTGCCTTTTATGACATAGCCTTCGGGCCGCTCGCTGATCGATGACTGCGGCACTTCCTTGCAATCGAAGTTGGCACAGCAGGCAAAGGGGTATTTCCAGCCTTGTGGCACGGCCGCCGTAGGCTGGGCGTCGTGCGCGATGGCCGGCGGCGTCAGCACCGAGACAGCTCCAACAGCGAAGAGGGAGAACAACAGTCGGCCAGCCGGTCGAGCGGCTTGGGCCGATCTTGATGTGGCAGCAGACATCGAAACGTTCCTTTCGAGCATCAAGCGTTTCAGCTTGCCCGTTCCCGGAACGTGTCTTCCCAGTGGCCGGATCGTCGGTCGCAGTTTATGCCGCGTCCGGCCATAAATGCTTCTATCCCACAGCTCGGATGCTGAGCTGATTCCATAGCCAGCGCAAGAAGTGGGCGCGCCATGGCGACGCGCCGGTTTCAAGCTTCGGCGACGGAAAGGATGCGCAGACCTGGGTGGCAACTCCAGACAACGGCCTGCGCCCAGGGTGCCTAAGAACGAAGTTCCTCCAAAGGAAGTTCCGACCTTCAGCCGTCGGCGTGTTCACGATATTGCGGCAGATCGTCTGTAACCGTGAACCACGGCGCCTTTGAACCGACGAAGATATGTGCGCTCGGGCGAATGCCTGGATCGTCCATCAGCGTCCCCATGGCGACATGGACATAGGCGCCTTCGCGGACCAATGAATAGACGAGCGAGCCGCAGCGGCCGCAATGCGCGTCATGGCCGCTCTCGTCGCCGAAAATCAGCAGCCTGTCGTCGCCCGCGGTGAGACGGAACTTGCCGCGCTCGATGCCGGCGAAGGGCTTGAACGCCGCCCCCGTCGTGCGCCGGCAGTTGGAGCAGTGACAGTTCGCGGCATAGACGAATTCGTCCGCCACTTCATAGTGGACGGTGCCGCAGAAGCATTTTCCGGTAAGTTTGCGCGTCACCGGCTTTTCTTCCTTTGCGCAACGGCAGCATATGCCCAGATTCAGGTTAGGCTGAGCCGAGAATAGCGGTTTTCAAGAACCGGAGCGGAGCGTACATAAGGTACGTGAGCACCGGAAGCGCAGGAAATCGCCGTTCGCAGGCCGGCCTCACCTGAATATGGGCATATCCTAATCCAGGTCCGCCACCGCTTCGCCTGCACCACCCTCGATGCGATGCGAGAGCGAAGCTTCCATGAACTCGTCGAGGTCGCCGTCGAGCACGCTCGACGGCGAGGTGCTTTCGACGCCGGTGCGCAGATCCTTCACGAGCTGATAGGGCTGCAGCACGTAAGAGCGGATCTGGTGGCCCCAGCCGATGTCGCTCTTCGACGCCTCCGTGGCGTTGGCGACCGCCTCGCGCTTCTTCAGCTCTTCCTCGTAGAGGCGCGAGCGCAGCATTTCCCAGGCCTTGGCGCGGTTCTTGTGCTGCGAGCGCTCGGCCTGGCAGGCGACCGCTATGCCGGTCGCGAGATGGGTGATGCGGACCGCCGAGTCGGTGGTGTTGACGTGCTGGCCGCCCGAGCCCGAGGAACGATAGGTGTCGATGCGCACGTCGGATTCGGAAACATTGATCTCGATCGAGTCGTCGATGACCGGATAAACCCAGACGCTGGCGAAGGAGGTGTGGCGCCGCGCATTGCTGTCGTACGGCGAGATGCGCACCAGGCGGTGGACGCCGGATTCCGTTTTCAGCCAGCCATAGGCGTTGTGGCCCTTGATCAGCACGGTGGCGGACTTGATGCCCGCCTCCTCGCCGTCATGGACTTCCAGCACCTCGACCTTGAAGCGGCGGCGCTCGGCCCAGCGCGTGTACATGCGCAGAAGCATCGAGGCCCAGTCCTGGCTTTCGGTGCCGCCCGCGCCGGCATGGATTTCGAGATAGGTGTCGTTGGCGTCGGCTTCGCCGGAGAGCAGCGTCTCGACCTGCCGAGCCTTCGCCTCGCCCTGCATCGAGCGCAGCGCAGCCTCCGCTTCCGCGATGATGCCGTCGTCGCCCTCTTCCTCGCCGAGCTCGATCAGGCCGATATTGTCTTCCAGCGCCTGGGTCAGCCCCTTGACGGCGGCGATACCGTCCTCGAGCTCCTGGCGCTCCCGCATCAGCTTCTGCGCTTCGATCGGATCATTCCAGAGGCTGGAATCCTCGGCGCGCGAATTCAGGTACTCAAGCCGCTTTACAGCCTGATCCCAGTCAAAGATGCCTCCTCAGCAGGGTTATCGCCTGCCTGATTTCGTCGACAATGTTGAGCGTTTCCGCGCGCATGGCTCTTCGTTCGGTCCTGTCTTTTCGGTCTTTTCGGAATAGGCGCGATACATAGGCACGGCATCGCCGCCTGTAAAGCGAAATGGGCCGACGGTTTCGCGCCGGCCCATTCCGGATTGCAGGAGATCAGTAGAGCCCGCCGCCGCCGTCCTGGATGGCCTGGTTGGCCTGCGGCGACAGCGCGCCGCCCGAGCCGTTGGAGCCATCCGCGCCCATGCCGATCACCCAGTAGCTGTCGGCCGGACCGGTGCCGGGCTTGAACGCCTCGACGATGGTGTTGGGATCGCCTTCGGCGGCGCGCATGCCGGTCTTGCGGTTGATGGCAATGAGCTTCATGCCGTCCGGAACCTGGAAGTCGGTGTTCGGCTTGCCGTCCAGCGCCACACGCATGAAATCCTTGAAGATCGGCGCGGCGAGACCGCCGCCCGTGGCGCCCTTGCCGAGGCCGCGCGGCGTGTCGTAGCCCATGTAGAGACCGACGACGAGGTTCGGCGTGAAGCCGATGAACCAGGCGTCCTTCTCGTCATTGGTGGTGCCGGTCTTGCCGGCGATGTGGCGGCCGAGCTCGCCGATGGTGGCGCCGGTGCCGCGCTGGACCACGCCTTCCATCATCGAGGTGATCTGGTAGGCCGTCATCGGGTCGAGCACCTGCTCGGAATTGTCGACCAGCTCCGGCTCGGGTTGGTTCTTCCATTCGGCGGCGTTGCAGCCTTCGCAGCCGCGCTCATCCTGCTTGAACACCGTCTTGCCGTAGCGGTCCTGGATGCGGTCGATCAGCGAGGGTTTGATCGATTTGCCGCCGTTGGCCATGATCGAATAGGCCGAGACCATGCGCATGACGGTCGTCTCGCCGGAGCCCAGCGCCATCGGCAGATAGGGCGCCAGATGATCGTAGACACCGAAGCGCTCGGCATATTCCACGACCAGCTTCATGCCCATGTCGTTGGCGAGCCGCACCGTCATCAGGTTGCGCGACTTCTCGATGCCGGAGCGCAACGTGGCCGGGCCAGCGACCGTGCCGTCATAGTTCTTCGGGGTCCAGGTGGTGTTGCCGCTCTGGATGGTGATCGGGCCGTCCATGATCACCGAGGCCGGCGTATAGCCATTGTCGAGCGCGGCCGAATAGACAATCGGCTTGAACGAGGAGCCGGGCTGGCGCATCGCCTGGGTCGCGCGGTTGAACTCGGACTGCGCGTAGGAGAATCCGCCGACCATGGCGAGCACGCGGCCGGTATGCGGATCCATGGCGACGAGACCGCCCTCAACCTCGGGCACCTGGCGCAGCATATAGGTGTTGTCGGAACCTTCGTTCTTCTGCACGAAGACGACGTCGCCGGGCTCCAGCACTTCCGCCGGAGACTTCGCCCTGACGGACTTGCCGTTGACGAAATGGCGCATGGCAAAGCCCATGTCGTCCTTGCTGACGGTGCCCTGGACGCGGTCCTTGACCAGCTCGCCGGAGACCTGGCGCGTCGGCTGGATGCCGATGGTCAGGCCGTCCGCCGAACTATCGAGCACAACGGCAAGCTTCCATTCCGGCACGTCCTCTAGGCCCTTCGCGTTACCGAGCGGCACGCCCCAGTCGCCGGAAATGTCGATATGCGTGACCGGACCGCGGTAACCGCGCAGCATGTCGTATTTGAGCAGGCCGTTCTGCAGCGACTTGCGGGCGATAAGCTGGATGTTCGGATCGAGCGTGGTGCGCACCGACAGGCCGCCCTCATAGAGCGCGTTCTCGCCGTAGCGGGCGATGATCTGGCGGCGGACTTCCTCGGTGAAATACTCGCCGGCAAACAGATAGGAGCCATTGCGGCGCGGCGTCACGCCAAGCGGCTCGCCCTTGGCCTTGGCGCCCTCCTCGCGGGTGACGTAGCCATTCTCGACCATCTGGTCGATGACCCAGTTGCGGCGCTCGATCGCGCGGTCAGCATGCTTGAAGGGGTGATAATTGTTCGGGCCCTTGGGCAGCGAGGCGAGATAGGCGGCTTCCGCGACCGTCAGCTCGTTGACCGACTTGTCGAAATAGGTGAGCGCGGCACCCGCGACGCCATAAGCGCCGAAGCCGAAGAAGATTTCGTTGAGGTAGAGTTCGAGGATGCGGTCCTTGGAATAGGCCTGCTCGATGCGGAAGGCCAGGATCATCTCCTTGATCTTGCGCTCGTAGGTCTGGTCCGAGGTGAGCAGGAAGTTCTTCGCCACCTGCTGGGTGATGGTCGAAGCGCCGACCTGGCGCCGGCCCGAGCCGAGATTCTGCAGGTTGACGATGATGGCGCGGCCGAGGCCGGTTACGTCAATGCCGGGGTGGTTGTAGAAGTTCTTGTCCTCGGCCGACATGAAAGCGGCCTTGACGCGGTCCGGGATGGCCTGGATCGGCAGATAGAGGCGCCGCTCGCGCGCATATTCCGCCATCAGCGAGCCGTCGGAGGCATGAATGCGCGTCGTCACCGGCGGTTCGTATTTGGCCAGAACCTCGTAGTCGGGCAGGTCCTTCGCGACATGGCTGATATAGATGGCAAGGCCGGCCGCCACCAGCAACGCCAGCGTCGTGCCGATGCCAAAGAAATAGCCGATGAGACGAATCATGCCCGCTCCAGTCCGAGGTTCGGGAATTTCCTAAACGAAGCCGGCAGTCGCGCAAGCTTCCCGGGGCGGTCCCAATCCGCAATCAAAAGACCCATGTCGCGACCATGTGGACAAAATACGGCAGCGCGAGATTTGAGGACTCGGTCGCCGAATAATAACGCCGGGTGTTGTCGTCATGCAACGCCGCTTATGGTTGCAGACCCCAAGCGGTTGTGGGGGCGTGGGCGGATCAACCGCCCGTCGCCGTTCCGGCCTTGGCAGCGGCAAACAGGGCGACCGCGTTGGTTATGCTTTGCGCGGCCTTGCCGCGCCAGTCGGCGCTGAGCAATTGCGCCTCGTCCTTGCTGTTGGAGAGGTAGCCAAGCTCGACCAGAACGGACGGCACGTCCGGAGCCTTGAGCACCTTGAAGCCGGCCGAGCGTTGCGGATTGTTGATGAGGCCGACGCTGGTCGACAATTGGCCGACCAGCGTGTGGGCGAAGCTCATCGAGAAGCCATGCGTTTCCCGGCGGATCAGGTCGATGAGGATGTCGGTGACTTCCTTGTTGTCGTCCTCGATCTTCATTCCCGCAAACTGGTCGGACAGGTTCTCGCGATCGGCGAGCGCCTGGGCTTCCGGGTCGGAGGCCTTGTCCGAAAGTGTGTAGACCGTGGCGCCGCGAAGACCTTTGACCGCGATCGTATCGGCATGGATCGAGATCAGGAGATCGGCCTCGTGCTGGCGCGCGATGCGCACGCGCTCGTCAAGCGCCAGGTAGACGTCGTCATCGCGGGTCATGAAGACATCGTATTTGCCGACCGCGGCCAGCTTGTCGCGCAATTCCTTAGCAAAAGCGAGTGTGACGTCCTTCTCGACCGTGCCGGCTGAGCTTTCGGCGCCGCCATCGACGCCGCCATGGCCAGGATCGATCACCACGGTGAAGCGATGACCGGGCGCCGAGACCGGCCCGGTGCCGACCCTCTCGCCTTTCTCGGTGGAGACCGTCGAACCGGTGGTCAGCGACTGGTTGGCCAGCGCCTCGTCGAACTCCCGTTCGGAGGCGGCCGACATGTCGATGGCGATGCGATAGCCGGTGCCGTCGTCATTCTTGAGCACGTCGAGCTTGTCGACGGCGAAAGGACCCTTGCCGGTGAGGATCAGTCGCGAGCCATGTCCCTGATCGCCGTAACGGACGGCCCGCACAAGGCCACGCGGCTTCACATCCTTGGTCTCAAGGGCGAATCGCGTGCGCGGCAGGTCGACGACCAGGCGATCGGGGCCGCGCAACAAGAACCACTTGACGTTCGGCTCGCTGTCGAAATTCACGACGATGCGCATCTTGGTGGCGTCGCCGGCCATCTTGTAGCCGGTCGCGCCAAGCAGGCCGTCGGCGCGCGCGGCGGCCGCGAAACAAAGCAGCAGCGCCAGCAGCAAAGCGGCCCAGGCCACGCGCGTGGCATGCGCCGCGGCCCTGCCCCTCTTGTCCGCGCTGCCCGCCAATCCCATCTCTTGTCCGTCGCTCCCGGTTTGACGCATTGCGCCCGGTCTTCTCGCCGAGTGCCCGTCAGGCCGCCAATTCGATTAACGATTGGTATTCAGAGAAGGTTAACCAAGCCTTTCATGAGGTGGGACAAATGGCACCTTCCCCAACGGAAGCGCTTTTTGCCGGCATCCGAAATCGGGGTTGCCTTCCATCCCGCCAAATCATAAAAGCGACATTGGATCACTGCAATCCTGGAACCGCTCGCCTCAGCAGTTTCCTGCCAAAGGTCGGATGCAAAGGCGGCTCCTTTATCCTTCCAGGCTCATGTGGTCGCGACGATTTTCGCAGGCGTGCTCCCGTGGCGGGGGAATCGCTTGCGTGAGGAAAACGGCCGGGTTCGCCCCGCGCCGGCTCTTCGTGAGCAAACAAGCTGGTCCGGCTCAGCCCGGGCTTTGGTTCAAAAGGTT
This region of Mesorhizobium sp. M2A.F.Ca.ET.046.03.2.1 genomic DNA includes:
- a CDS encoding DEAD/DEAH box helicase codes for the protein MSSDTQTVQEALTFSDLGLSPKVLSAVSDAGYTKPTPIQAGAIPHALLGKDVLGIAQTGTGKTASFVLPMLTRLEKGRARARMPRTLILEPTRELAAQVEENFIKYGKNHKLNIALLIGGVSFDEQDKKLERGADVLIATPGRLLDHRERGKLLLNGVEILVIDEADRMLDMGFIPDIERICEMIPFTRQTLFFSATMPPEITKLTEKFLHAPVRVEVSKAASTATSITQRLVKSGNKPWEKRETLRNLIKAEDADLKNAIIFCNRKVEVSELFRSLLKHDFDAGALHGDMDQRARMQMLNNFRDGKLRYLVASDVAARGLDIPDVSHVFNYDVPIHAEDYVHRIGRTGRAGRAGKSFTIATRSDTKYVDAIERLIGTKIEWHDGDLSTVTESEGEEQPRRGRGAPRRAGRKDEDRKDRGERRKDRHAKRDETPEPVREEQPVAEVADIAERRARKDAIRSENERKGSGNRHEHRGDARPQRDRPGRHREEDDATVGFGDDVPAFMRIVAKV
- a CDS encoding OmpA family protein yields the protein MKKTVLVVVATAVLVSACTTTDPYTGDQKISNTAAGAGLGALAGASLGLLAGGNDRRNALIGAGIGALAGGAIGATMDQNEAELRRQLQGTGVSVTRSGDQIILNMPSDITFNVDQDAVKPGFYPVLNSVALVLKKFRQTTVDVFGHTDSTGGDEHNFDLSQRRALAVANYLAGQGVDQRRFAVTGFGKTRPIASNATAAGREQNRRVEIQLSPLT
- a CDS encoding GFA family protein, translated to MTIKGSCHCKATTFEVAEAPQTVTQCTCSFCSKRGSLWAYYVPSQFKLTSPPENVSFYRWGSKTVKHGFCAICGCGTFTETPDWSTGKPDFDNPKISVNSRLFDDFDLDKVEVVVIDGKNLW
- a CDS encoding GFA family protein: MTRKLTGKCFCGTVHYEVADEFVYAANCHCSNCRRTTGAAFKPFAGIERGKFRLTAGDDRLLIFGDESGHDAHCGRCGSLVYSLVREGAYVHVAMGTLMDDPGIRPSAHIFVGSKAPWFTVTDDLPQYREHADG
- the prfB gene encoding peptide chain release factor 2 (programmed frameshift); this translates as MRAETLNIVDEIRQAITLLRRHFDWDQAVKRLEYLNSRAEDSSLWNDPIEAQKLMRERQELEDGIAAVKGLTQALEDNIGLIELGEEEGDDGIIAEAEAALRSMQGEAKARQVETLLSGEADANDTYLEIHAGAGGTESQDWASMLLRMYTRWAERRRFKVEVLEVHDGEEAGIKSATVLIKGHNAYGWLKTESGVHRLVRISPYDSNARRHTSFASVWVYPVIDDSIEINVSESDVRIDTYRSSGSGGQHVNTTDSAVRITHLATGIAVACQAERSQHKNRAKAWEMLRSRLYEEELKKREAVANATEASKSDIGWGHQIRSYVLQPYQLVKDLRTGVESTSPSSVLDGDLDEFMEASLSHRIEGGAGEAVADLD
- a CDS encoding penicillin-binding protein 1A, which translates into the protein MIRLIGYFFGIGTTLALLVAAGLAIYISHVAKDLPDYEVLAKYEPPVTTRIHASDGSLMAEYARERRLYLPIQAIPDRVKAAFMSAEDKNFYNHPGIDVTGLGRAIIVNLQNLGSGRRQVGASTITQQVAKNFLLTSDQTYERKIKEMILAFRIEQAYSKDRILELYLNEIFFGFGAYGVAGAALTYFDKSVNELTVAEAAYLASLPKGPNNYHPFKHADRAIERRNWVIDQMVENGYVTREEGAKAKGEPLGVTPRRNGSYLFAGEYFTEEVRRQIIARYGENALYEGGLSVRTTLDPNIQLIARKSLQNGLLKYDMLRGYRGPVTHIDISGDWGVPLGNAKGLEDVPEWKLAVVLDSSADGLTIGIQPTRQVSGELVKDRVQGTVSKDDMGFAMRHFVNGKSVRAKSPAEVLEPGDVVFVQKNEGSDNTYMLRQVPEVEGGLVAMDPHTGRVLAMVGGFSYAQSEFNRATQAMRQPGSSFKPIVYSAALDNGYTPASVIMDGPITIQSGNTTWTPKNYDGTVAGPATLRSGIEKSRNLMTVRLANDMGMKLVVEYAERFGVYDHLAPYLPMALGSGETTVMRMVSAYSIMANGGKSIKPSLIDRIQDRYGKTVFKQDERGCEGCNAAEWKNQPEPELVDNSEQVLDPMTAYQITSMMEGVVQRGTGATIGELGRHIAGKTGTTNDEKDAWFIGFTPNLVVGLYMGYDTPRGLGKGATGGGLAAPIFKDFMRVALDGKPNTDFQVPDGMKLIAINRKTGMRAAEGDPNTIVEAFKPGTGPADSYWVIGMGADGSNGSGGALSPQANQAIQDGGGGLY
- a CDS encoding N-acetylmuramoyl-L-alanine amidase is translated as MGLAGSADKRGRAAAHATRVAWAALLLALLLCFAAAARADGLLGATGYKMAGDATKMRIVVNFDSEPNVKWFLLRGPDRLVVDLPRTRFALETKDVKPRGLVRAVRYGDQGHGSRLILTGKGPFAVDKLDVLKNDDGTGYRIAIDMSAASEREFDEALANQSLTTGSTVSTEKGERVGTGPVSAPGHRFTVVIDPGHGGVDGGAESSAGTVEKDVTLAFAKELRDKLAAVGKYDVFMTRDDDVYLALDERVRIARQHEADLLISIHADTIAVKGLRGATVYTLSDKASDPEAQALADRENLSDQFAGMKIEDDNKEVTDILIDLIRRETHGFSMSFAHTLVGQLSTSVGLINNPQRSAGFKVLKAPDVPSVLVELGYLSNSKDEAQLLSADWRGKAAQSITNAVALFAAAKAGTATGG